A DNA window from Flavobacterium sp. contains the following coding sequences:
- the dapB gene encoding 4-hydroxy-tetrahydrodipicolinate reductase, with the protein MKIALLGYGKMGKVIERIALERGHEIVLKKDEFNTYDGLSTADVAIDFSVPSAAVSNISASFNANVPVVSGTTGWLEHYDEMIALCNEKKGGFISSSNFSLGVNIFFGLNEYLAKIMNQFDSYKVSMEEIHHIHKLDAPSGTAISLAQGVIENSNYNEWTLEEAKNNQIHIEAKRIGEVPGTHTVNYDSPIDSIEIKHTAHNREGFALGAVIAAEWLAGKQGIFTMKDVLNLQ; encoded by the coding sequence ATGAAAATTGCGCTTTTAGGATACGGAAAAATGGGCAAAGTAATCGAAAGAATTGCTTTAGAAAGAGGTCATGAAATTGTTTTAAAAAAGGATGAATTTAATACCTACGACGGACTTTCGACTGCCGATGTTGCCATAGATTTCAGTGTTCCGTCTGCAGCAGTAAGCAATATATCTGCCTCTTTTAATGCCAATGTTCCTGTAGTTTCAGGAACAACAGGATGGTTAGAACATTATGATGAAATGATTGCGCTTTGCAATGAAAAAAAGGGAGGTTTTATTTCGAGCTCTAATTTTAGTTTAGGTGTAAATATTTTCTTTGGACTAAACGAATATTTAGCCAAAATCATGAACCAATTTGACTCTTATAAAGTTTCGATGGAAGAAATTCATCATATTCATAAACTTGATGCACCTAGCGGTACTGCCATTTCTCTGGCACAAGGAGTTATAGAAAACAGCAACTATAACGAATGGACTTTAGAGGAAGCAAAAAACAATCAAATCCATATTGAAGCGAAACGTATTGGAGAAGTTCCGGGTACACATACCGTAAATTACGATTCTCCAATTGACAGCATCGAAATTAAACACACAGCTCACAATCGCGAAGGATTTGCCCTTGGTGCTGTTATAGCAGCTGAGTGGCTTGCCGGAAAGCAAGGAATTTTCACCATGAAAGATGTATTAAACTTACAATAA
- a CDS encoding rhomboid family intramembrane serine protease, with amino-acid sequence MMNMTPVVKQLLIINIIFFIGAQLVPVSYDFLVMFFPENPNFGIWQIITHMFMHANFLHIAFNMFALYSFGSMLEHFWGGKKFLFFYISCGLGAALLNFAVNYYYFQDGLNVLMANGFSKNYILQLLGEGKIVVQWKEMLTVSQFDNFTGAYRSAVLGASGAIYGLLTAFAFMFPNAQLALLFIPVPIKAKYFVPGLLAIDLFLGLKGSSLFGSGGTGIAHFAHIGGAVAGFLMMLYWKKNQFNNNRWN; translated from the coding sequence ATGATGAATATGACTCCAGTGGTTAAACAACTGCTAATTATTAATATTATATTTTTTATTGGTGCTCAGTTAGTGCCGGTTTCTTATGATTTTTTAGTTATGTTTTTTCCAGAAAACCCAAATTTTGGAATATGGCAGATAATTACGCATATGTTTATGCATGCTAATTTTTTGCATATTGCATTTAATATGTTTGCATTATATTCATTTGGTTCAATGCTTGAGCATTTTTGGGGTGGTAAAAAATTCTTGTTTTTTTATATTTCATGTGGTTTGGGTGCGGCTTTGCTGAATTTTGCGGTAAATTACTATTATTTTCAGGATGGTTTAAATGTTTTAATGGCTAATGGATTTTCAAAAAACTATATATTACAGCTTTTAGGTGAAGGGAAAATTGTTGTACAATGGAAAGAAATGTTAACTGTTTCTCAATTTGATAATTTTACTGGGGCTTATAGAAGCGCAGTTTTGGGAGCTTCTGGAGCGATTTATGGTTTGCTTACGGCTTTTGCTTTTATGTTTCCTAATGCTCAGCTTGCATTGTTGTTTATTCCGGTTCCAATCAAAGCAAAATATTTTGTTCCTGGACTTCTGGCTATTGATTTATTTTTAGGTTTAAAAGGAAGTTCTTTATTTGGAAGTGGCGGAACAGGAATAGCGCATTTCGCACATATTGGTGGTGCAGTTGCTGGTTTTTTAATGATGTTGTACTGGAAAAAAAATCAGTTTAACAACAATCGATGGAATTAA
- the lepB gene encoding signal peptidase I, producing MTLYSWFVFFLAVQIIHFVGTWRMYQAAGRKAWEAAIPVYNSIVLMKIISRPTWWTLLLFIPIINLIMFPVVWVETLRTFGKKSTLDTLLGIFTLGFYIYYVNYTQTLVHNADRKLTPENKTADTVSSLLFAIIVATLVHTYVIQPYTIPTSSLEKSLLIGDFLFVSKVNYGPRVPMTTVALPMVHDSIPLTKRKSYLSWPQLPYFRLPAFEQIKRNDIVVFNWPVDTVHYFYEPKGRPGVIKPIDKKSNYVKRCVGIPGDSLSIVDGFVFINGKKLILPERAKPQYSYSVALDGKTSIDFESLFKELDITDPAGFRTEKRDTLYFRALTEAGAERLKNTPGVTAVKREIDHGNDNAIFPHINKWNQDNFGPIYIPQAGKTVALTNTSLPFYKEIITNYEGNTLELQGSKFIINGKETNTYTFKQNYYWMMGDNRHNSEDSRYWGYVPENHIVGKPVFIWMSWDTNGKGINKIRWSRVFTTVDGEGQPHSYFKYFLIVLALYFVGEFFWRKRKQNKA from the coding sequence ATGACACTTTACTCTTGGTTCGTATTTTTCTTAGCGGTACAAATAATTCATTTCGTTGGTACATGGAGAATGTATCAGGCAGCTGGAAGAAAAGCTTGGGAAGCCGCTATTCCTGTGTACAACTCAATTGTTTTAATGAAAATTATCAGCCGCCCAACCTGGTGGACACTGTTGCTTTTTATTCCAATTATCAACCTGATTATGTTTCCGGTTGTTTGGGTTGAAACACTTCGAACATTTGGTAAAAAATCAACTTTAGATACTCTTTTAGGAATTTTCACTCTTGGTTTTTACATCTATTATGTGAATTATACTCAAACACTTGTTCACAATGCCGATAGAAAATTAACTCCTGAAAACAAAACAGCCGATACTGTAAGCTCATTACTTTTTGCTATTATCGTAGCAACTTTAGTACACACTTATGTAATTCAGCCTTATACAATTCCAACTTCTTCGTTAGAAAAATCTTTATTAATTGGAGATTTTTTGTTTGTAAGCAAAGTAAATTATGGTCCTAGAGTTCCTATGACAACTGTTGCATTGCCGATGGTTCATGACTCTATTCCATTAACAAAAAGAAAATCATATTTAAGCTGGCCGCAATTGCCTTATTTTAGACTTCCGGCTTTTGAACAAATAAAGCGAAATGATATTGTTGTATTTAACTGGCCAGTTGACACCGTACATTATTTCTACGAACCAAAAGGAAGACCTGGTGTTATAAAACCAATTGATAAGAAATCTAACTACGTAAAAAGATGTGTTGGTATTCCTGGAGATAGTTTATCGATCGTAGACGGCTTTGTATTCATTAACGGCAAAAAATTAATTTTACCAGAAAGAGCTAAACCTCAATATTCTTATTCAGTAGCTTTAGACGGAAAAACTTCAATTGATTTTGAATCTTTGTTTAAAGAATTGGATATTACAGATCCTGCAGGTTTTAGAACTGAAAAAAGAGACACTCTTTACTTTAGAGCTTTAACAGAAGCCGGAGCTGAACGCCTTAAAAATACTCCTGGTGTTACTGCTGTAAAAAGAGAAATTGATCACGGAAATGACAACGCTATTTTTCCACATATCAACAAATGGAATCAGGATAATTTTGGTCCAATTTATATCCCACAAGCTGGTAAAACTGTTGCGCTGACAAATACATCTTTACCTTTCTACAAAGAAATCATTACCAATTACGAAGGCAATACTTTAGAATTACAAGGTTCTAAATTTATCATAAACGGTAAAGAAACTAACACTTATACCTTTAAACAAAACTACTATTGGATGATGGGAGACAACCGTCATAACTCAGAAGATAGCCGTTACTGGGGTTACGTACCAGAGAACCATATCGTAGGTAAACCTGTTTTCATCTGGATGAGCTGGGACACAAACGGAAAAGGTATCAATAAAATTCGCTGGAGCAGAGTTTTCACAACTGTTGACGGCGAAGGACAGCCTCACTCTTATTTCAAATATTTCTTAATTGTTCTTGCTCTTTATTTCGTTGGAGAATTTTTCTGGAGAAAAAGAAAACAGAACAAAGCTTAA
- a CDS encoding WbqC family protein — MNSLLLPTYFPSISHFAVMAQSENITFEMEDNFQKQTNRNRTYIYSPNGIQLLNIPVKHSKAAHQKTKDILIENEFDWQKQHFKSLEAAYRSSPFFEYFEDDIVPIFEKKHTFLMDLNFEVLDIVTKCLRMKLEFGKTTEYFHEVENISDFRHLANGKKDQNSFEKYTQVFDDKHGFINNLSVLDLLFNEGKFAMDYLKSQKII; from the coding sequence ATGAATTCCTTATTACTTCCTACTTATTTTCCGTCAATCAGCCACTTTGCAGTTATGGCTCAATCTGAAAATATCACTTTTGAGATGGAAGATAATTTCCAAAAACAGACTAACAGAAACAGAACGTATATCTATAGTCCAAACGGAATTCAGTTATTAAATATCCCTGTCAAGCATTCTAAAGCTGCCCATCAAAAGACAAAAGATATTTTGATCGAAAATGAATTTGACTGGCAGAAACAGCATTTTAAATCATTAGAAGCTGCTTATAGAAGCTCTCCTTTCTTTGAGTATTTTGAAGACGATATTGTACCTATTTTCGAAAAGAAACATACTTTTTTGATGGATCTTAATTTTGAAGTTTTAGACATTGTAACAAAATGTCTGAGAATGAAATTAGAATTTGGAAAAACAACTGAGTATTTTCATGAAGTAGAAAACATTTCTGATTTCAGACATTTGGCAAACGGCAAAAAAGACCAAAATTCATTCGAAAAATACACTCAGGTTTTTGACGATAAGCATGGTTTTATAAACAACTTAAGTGTTTTGGATTTACTTTTTAATGAAGGAAAATTTGCAATGGATTATTTAAAATCTCAGAAAATAATTTAA
- a CDS encoding DUF5683 domain-containing protein, translated as MNKIVPIGILFFFIGTVSLFAQVKKDTVLVVKDTAALVEIDPLRPAKAAFYSAILPGLGQAYNKRYWKIPLVYGAIGTSLYFYIDNSKKYHEYRDAYKRRLEGYNDDKFNYLDESRLIAGQKFYQRNRDLSALFVVGFYVLNIIDANVDAALLQFNVNERLSLRPEIYPADVTFKPNVGLTFNYHF; from the coding sequence GTGAATAAAATTGTCCCCATAGGCATATTGTTCTTTTTCATAGGAACCGTATCTCTTTTTGCCCAGGTAAAAAAAGACACGGTTTTGGTCGTTAAAGACACTGCTGCATTAGTAGAAATTGACCCGCTTAGACCAGCAAAAGCAGCTTTTTATTCCGCTATTTTACCAGGTTTAGGTCAGGCATACAACAAAAGATACTGGAAAATTCCACTTGTTTACGGAGCCATCGGAACAAGTTTGTACTTTTACATTGACAACAGCAAAAAATACCATGAATATCGTGACGCCTACAAACGAAGATTAGAAGGTTATAACGATGACAAATTCAACTATCTGGATGAAAGCCGACTTATTGCCGGTCAAAAATTCTACCAGAGAAACAGGGATTTATCTGCCTTATTTGTTGTTGGTTTTTATGTTTTAAACATTATTGACGCCAATGTTGATGCGGCTTTACTTCAATTTAACGTAAACGAAAGATTATCACTTCGACCAGAAATTTATCCAGCCGATGTAACATTTAAACCAAACGTTGGACTAACTTTTAACTATCATTTTTAA
- the ribH gene encoding 6,7-dimethyl-8-ribityllumazine synthase, whose protein sequence is MATENKNLSEYDKNTIPNAKDFRFGIVVSEWNDVITEGLYNGAFDALIDCDVPAQQIIRWNVPGSFELIYGAKKMLQTQNVDAVIVIGCVIQGETKHFDFVCEGVTQGIKDLNVQTDIPVIFCVLTDNNMQQSIDRSGGAHGNKGTEAAIAAIKMAYIRQQASITHPFNQPLLTSGALQIEETPIKIENE, encoded by the coding sequence ATGGCTACCGAAAATAAAAACTTATCAGAATACGATAAAAACACGATCCCAAATGCGAAAGACTTTCGATTTGGGATTGTTGTTTCTGAGTGGAACGATGTTATAACAGAAGGACTTTATAATGGTGCTTTTGATGCCTTAATCGACTGTGATGTTCCTGCACAGCAAATCATTCGCTGGAATGTTCCGGGAAGTTTTGAATTGATTTATGGCGCAAAAAAAATGCTTCAGACACAAAACGTCGATGCAGTTATTGTTATTGGCTGTGTAATTCAGGGAGAAACAAAACACTTTGATTTTGTCTGCGAAGGCGTTACTCAGGGAATAAAAGACTTAAATGTTCAAACCGATATTCCGGTTATCTTTTGTGTTTTAACAGACAACAATATGCAGCAGTCTATCGACAGAAGCGGCGGTGCTCACGGAAACAAAGGAACTGAAGCTGCGATTGCGGCAATAAAAATGGCTTACATTCGCCAGCAGGCCTCTATTACGCATCCGTTCAATCAGCCATTACTGACTTCGGGTGCACTTCAAATTGAAGAAACACCAATTAAAATAGAGAACGAATAA
- a CDS encoding septal ring lytic transglycosylase RlpA family protein — protein MKKILLYIALAVSGTVAAQESSVDTDSEVEKCEYIMYKKNAHASYYHDKFTGRKTASGRRFNNNELTAAHKKFPFGTKLRVTNEINNKSIIVEITDRGPFIKGREIDLSKRAFMDIASNKKSGLVYVTIEILK, from the coding sequence ATGAAAAAAATATTACTCTATATAGCTTTAGCGGTTTCCGGAACAGTTGCAGCGCAGGAAAGTTCAGTTGACACAGATTCTGAAGTTGAAAAGTGCGAGTATATTATGTACAAGAAAAATGCCCACGCTTCGTATTATCATGATAAATTCACCGGAAGAAAAACAGCGAGCGGCAGGAGATTTAACAATAATGAACTAACAGCCGCTCATAAAAAATTTCCTTTTGGCACTAAACTAAGAGTTACAAACGAAATAAATAATAAATCTATAATTGTAGAGATAACCGACAGAGGCCCCTTTATTAAAGGTAGAGAAATAGATCTAAGCAAAAGAGCTTTTATGGATATTGCTTCAAATAAAAAAAGCGGTTTAGTATATGTAACTATAGAAATTTTAAAATAA
- a CDS encoding ParB/RepB/Spo0J family partition protein, whose protein sequence is MTKAIKKQALGRGLSALLKDPENDITSVEDKNADKVVGNIIELEISAIEINPFQPRSNFNEESLRELATSIKELGVIQPITVRKLDFNKYQLISGERRLRASTLVGLTHVPAYIRIANDNESLVMALVENIQRHDLDPIEIALSYQRLIDEIQLTQEQMSERVGKKRSTISNYLRLLKLDPIIQTGIRDGFISMGHGRAIINIEDLDVQTDIYQKIVSQNLSVRETEALVKNYHEGVQPKAEGKPKTDSAFVVRETQKNTFNDYFGSKVDIKVAGNGKGKITIPFNSEADFNRIIKLING, encoded by the coding sequence ATGACAAAAGCAATTAAAAAACAAGCCTTAGGTAGAGGATTATCAGCATTATTAAAAGATCCGGAAAACGACATTACATCAGTAGAAGACAAAAATGCTGATAAGGTTGTTGGAAATATTATTGAGCTTGAAATAAGTGCTATCGAAATAAATCCGTTTCAGCCTAGAAGCAATTTTAATGAAGAATCATTACGTGAGTTAGCCACTTCTATTAAAGAACTTGGTGTAATTCAACCTATTACTGTTCGAAAATTAGATTTTAACAAATACCAGTTAATTTCCGGAGAGCGTCGTTTACGTGCTTCAACTTTAGTTGGTTTAACTCATGTTCCTGCTTACATTCGTATTGCAAACGATAATGAGTCTCTTGTTATGGCATTGGTTGAAAATATTCAGCGTCATGACTTAGACCCTATCGAGATTGCTCTTTCGTATCAGCGTTTAATTGACGAAATTCAATTAACACAAGAACAAATGAGCGAACGTGTTGGAAAAAAACGCTCAACGATCTCTAACTATTTACGTCTTTTAAAACTAGATCCGATTATCCAGACAGGTATTCGCGATGGTTTTATCAGTATGGGTCACGGTCGTGCCATAATCAATATTGAAGATTTAGATGTTCAGACAGATATTTACCAAAAAATTGTAAGTCAGAACCTGTCTGTTCGTGAAACTGAAGCTTTAGTTAAAAATTATCACGAAGGTGTTCAGCCAAAAGCAGAAGGAAAACCAAAAACAGATTCTGCATTTGTTGTAAGAGAAACACAAAAAAATACTTTCAACGATTATTTTGGTTCGAAAGTTGATATTAAAGTTGCTGGAAACGGAAAAGGAAAAATCACAATTCCATTTAATTCTGAAGCCGACTTTAACCGAATAATAAAATTAATAAACGGATAG
- a CDS encoding rhomboid family intramembrane serine protease produces the protein MNILDDLKLQYKLGGIAMQVIYWNVACFLISLIFFYNYSGGGFDYPNWLALSSDPQVFMFKPWTFLTYAFFHFGFLHLLFNMMVLNFASNLFLTFFTQKQYLGLYILGAIFSGIVFALSFYVLGTSASMVGASAAIMAILVGATTYQPLMNVRLFLFGNVKLWHITGVILVLDLMQFRLENMGGHISHLAGAFFGFAYIKLLQNGTDLSRIVTRILDFFANLFRKSPTTPFKTVHKNYKKPTEKTTSKIVTKDKTQQQIDEILDKISQSGYDCLTKEEKEFLFKAGK, from the coding sequence ATGAATATTCTTGACGATTTAAAACTTCAATATAAATTGGGTGGCATTGCAATGCAGGTTATTTATTGGAACGTTGCTTGTTTTCTTATTTCGCTGATTTTTTTCTATAATTATTCTGGAGGAGGTTTTGATTATCCAAACTGGCTGGCATTGTCTTCGGACCCTCAGGTTTTTATGTTTAAACCCTGGACATTTTTAACGTATGCATTTTTTCATTTCGGATTTTTGCATTTGTTGTTCAATATGATGGTTTTGAACTTTGCAAGCAATTTATTTTTGACCTTTTTTACGCAAAAACAATATTTAGGATTATATATTTTAGGTGCGATTTTTTCAGGAATTGTCTTTGCTCTAAGTTTTTATGTTTTAGGAACTTCAGCTTCAATGGTTGGGGCATCGGCCGCTATAATGGCGATTTTAGTAGGAGCTACCACATATCAGCCTTTAATGAATGTTCGTTTATTTCTTTTTGGAAACGTTAAACTTTGGCATATTACAGGTGTAATCTTAGTTTTAGATTTAATGCAGTTTCGTTTGGAAAATATGGGTGGCCATATTTCGCATTTAGCAGGAGCATTTTTTGGATTTGCCTACATAAAATTACTTCAAAACGGAACTGATTTAAGCCGTATTGTTACCCGAATATTAGATTTCTTTGCGAATCTTTTCAGAAAATCTCCAACGACCCCATTTAAAACCGTTCATAAGAATTATAAAAAACCTACTGAAAAAACAACATCTAAGATTGTTACGAAAGATAAAACGCAGCAACAGATTGATGAAATTTTAGACAAAATCAGCCAGTCTGGTTATGACTGTCTGACAAAAGAAGAAAAAGAGTTTTTATTTAAAGCTGGAAAATAA
- the mutL gene encoding DNA mismatch repair endonuclease MutL: MSSIIQLLPDHVANQIAAGEVVQRPASVVKELLENAVDAKATDIKLIIKDAGKSLVQVIDNGVGMTVTDARLCFARHATSKIRQAEDLFSLATKGFRGEALASIAAIAHMEMKTKQEQDELGTHIVIEGSKFVSQEVAVLPKGTSFAVKNLFFNIPARRNFLKSDTVEFRHVMDEFQRVALAHPNIHFSFYHNGSELYNLPSAGYRQRIVGIMSGKTNEKLVPVNEDTEIINIQGFVCKPEFAKKNRGEQFFFVNDRFIKSGYLHHAVMAAYEGLLKDGSQPSYFLYLQVPPNTIDINIHPTKTEIKFDDESALYAILRASIKHSLGQFNVAPVLDFDRDSNLDTPYHYKDVEAEIPTIQVDGTFNPFTDDKTNQHYTKTGSGSGSGSYSSGSSSSSSASSFSGSSYSGYSKRVEPTASWESLYVGLDTENPEAIESSPFTFENEEVASSLFNDDEVEQASQKTYQIHKKYIVSPIKSGMIIVDQQRAHQRILYEQFLLNMTVNQASSQQLLFPLDLFYSASEMKLIEELKPSLETTGFVFDESKTDHIVISGIPVNITESEVSIVIEQLLSDLQDGIPANSYSQNDTIAKSMAKSLAVKTGSYLTEKEQDNLVNGLFACKDPNISPFQKPTFITMRVEDIDKKFAL, translated from the coding sequence ATGTCGAGTATTATTCAATTACTTCCTGATCACGTTGCTAACCAAATTGCTGCCGGAGAAGTGGTTCAGAGACCAGCTTCTGTCGTAAAAGAATTGTTAGAAAATGCTGTTGATGCAAAAGCAACCGATATCAAATTGATTATAAAAGACGCCGGCAAATCATTAGTGCAGGTTATTGATAATGGAGTCGGGATGACGGTTACAGATGCTCGTTTGTGCTTTGCGAGACATGCAACTTCAAAAATTCGTCAGGCCGAAGATTTGTTTTCTCTTGCTACAAAAGGTTTCCGTGGTGAAGCATTGGCTTCTATAGCCGCGATTGCTCACATGGAAATGAAAACCAAGCAGGAACAGGACGAACTGGGAACTCATATTGTTATTGAAGGAAGTAAGTTTGTTTCGCAGGAAGTAGCAGTTTTACCAAAAGGAACTTCATTTGCGGTTAAAAATTTATTTTTTAATATTCCCGCACGCCGAAACTTCTTAAAGTCAGATACGGTAGAATTTCGTCATGTAATGGATGAATTTCAGCGTGTAGCTTTAGCACATCCGAATATCCACTTTAGCTTTTATCATAACGGAAGCGAATTATACAATCTTCCATCAGCAGGTTATCGTCAGCGTATAGTTGGAATAATGTCGGGTAAAACCAATGAAAAATTGGTTCCGGTAAATGAAGACACCGAAATTATAAATATTCAGGGATTTGTATGTAAACCTGAATTTGCGAAGAAAAACAGAGGAGAACAATTCTTTTTTGTAAACGATCGTTTCATTAAAAGTGGTTATTTGCATCATGCAGTTATGGCGGCCTACGAAGGGCTTTTAAAAGATGGTTCACAGCCAAGTTATTTCTTATATCTACAAGTTCCGCCAAATACAATTGATATTAATATTCATCCAACAAAAACAGAAATTAAGTTTGATGACGAGTCAGCTTTGTATGCTATTTTAAGAGCTTCTATAAAACATAGCTTAGGGCAGTTTAATGTAGCGCCTGTTTTAGATTTTGACAGAGATTCAAATTTAGATACACCATATCATTATAAAGACGTTGAAGCAGAGATTCCGACCATTCAGGTTGATGGAACTTTTAATCCGTTTACAGATGATAAAACCAATCAGCATTATACAAAAACAGGATCGGGATCTGGTTCAGGAAGTTATAGTTCAGGATCTTCTTCCTCATCTTCAGCTTCATCGTTTTCCGGATCATCCTATTCAGGCTATTCTAAAAGAGTAGAACCTACGGCGAGCTGGGAAAGTTTATATGTTGGTTTGGATACAGAAAATCCTGAAGCTATAGAAAGTTCTCCTTTTACATTTGAAAATGAAGAAGTAGCCTCTTCTTTATTTAATGATGATGAAGTAGAACAGGCGAGCCAGAAAACCTATCAAATTCATAAAAAATATATTGTGTCGCCTATTAAATCAGGAATGATAATTGTAGATCAGCAGCGTGCGCATCAGCGTATTTTATACGAACAGTTTTTGCTGAATATGACAGTTAATCAGGCGTCGAGTCAGCAGTTGCTTTTTCCGTTGGATTTGTTTTATTCAGCTTCAGAAATGAAATTGATTGAAGAATTAAAACCATCTTTAGAGACAACCGGATTTGTATTTGATGAATCAAAAACAGATCATATTGTGATTTCCGGAATTCCGGTAAACATTACAGAAAGCGAAGTTTCTATTGTAATCGAGCAATTATTGAGCGATTTACAAGACGGGATTCCTGCCAATAGTTACAGTCAAAACGATACAATTGCCAAATCGATGGCGAAAAGTTTAGCGGTTAAAACCGGATCTTATTTAACCGAAAAAGAGCAAGATAATTTGGTAAACGGTTTGTTTGCCTGTAAAGATCCTAATATTTCACCTTTTCAAAAACCTACTTTCATTACCATGCGTGTGGAAGATATAGATAAAAAGTTTGCCTTATGA
- a CDS encoding endonuclease/exonuclease/phosphatase family protein, with the protein MKNLSWFNKIMFFLNIVLTVLTFSVYILPFLAPKSFPLLSVLTLFMPAFFVANGLFFIYWAIQFKKRLILSGLVLLTGITFISKFYKFSAKDYIKDERDFSVMSYNVRLFNVFKWLDRDDIPENIKTFIDDKDPDILCIQEYSNSAHLDLKVYPHRYIFIDGKKVKTGQAIFSKFPIIDEGNIIFPKSDNNVVYADIKRGKDIIRVYNMHLQSIKISPDVSEISDDIDNVNQKKSQRIYARISKGFTQQQEQAEIFKEHIKKCKYPIIICGDMNNSPFSYVYRNIKGKLKDAFEEAGEGFGATYKFKYYPARIDYIFTDTKMKVKQFESFSDFENSDHYPIMTRLSIDQF; encoded by the coding sequence ATGAAAAACCTTTCGTGGTTTAATAAAATAATGTTCTTTTTGAATATAGTGCTGACTGTGCTTACATTTAGTGTCTATATTTTACCTTTTTTAGCACCTAAAAGTTTTCCGCTTTTATCGGTGCTTACGCTGTTTATGCCGGCTTTTTTTGTTGCAAATGGGTTGTTCTTTATTTATTGGGCAATACAGTTTAAAAAACGCCTTATTTTGTCTGGTTTGGTTTTGTTAACCGGAATTACTTTCATCAGCAAATTCTACAAATTCTCTGCAAAAGATTATATCAAAGATGAAAGAGATTTTTCTGTAATGAGCTATAATGTTCGTCTTTTCAATGTTTTTAAGTGGCTGGACCGTGATGATATCCCGGAAAATATCAAAACATTTATTGATGATAAAGACCCGGATATTTTATGTATTCAGGAATATTCAAATTCAGCACATCTTGACTTGAAAGTTTATCCGCACCGTTATATTTTTATTGATGGAAAAAAAGTGAAAACCGGTCAGGCCATTTTTTCAAAATTTCCAATTATAGACGAAGGAAATATCATTTTCCCGAAATCAGATAACAATGTGGTTTATGCTGATATCAAACGAGGTAAAGATATTATTCGTGTTTATAATATGCACTTGCAGTCTATTAAAATATCTCCGGATGTAAGCGAGATTTCTGATGATATTGATAATGTAAACCAAAAAAAATCACAGCGTATTTATGCCAGAATCAGTAAAGGATTTACGCAGCAGCAAGAACAGGCAGAGATATTTAAAGAGCATATCAAAAAGTGTAAATACCCAATCATTATTTGCGGGGATATGAATAACAGTCCGTTTTCATACGTTTACAGAAATATAAAAGGAAAACTTAAAGATGCTTTTGAAGAAGCAGGAGAAGGATTTGGAGCAACGTATAAGTTTAAATATTATCCGGCCCGAATCGATTACATTTTTACTGATACAAAAATGAAAGTAAAGCAGTTTGAAAGTTTTTCTGATTTTGAAAACTCAGATCATTACCCAATAATGACCAGGCTTTCTATTGATCAGTTTTAG